Proteins co-encoded in one Acidobacteriota bacterium genomic window:
- the ccsA gene encoding cytochrome c biogenesis protein CcsA — protein MSQEVLNNPIIISDRSTQYPSTGALMTYAPAAIAIFGSLALVLLRINVGGERFISDGALMMLALASYLIAAVFHLTNMYAPFRFAEKLGMWAATLGVLFNLSSWLVRWVAAYDRELAIFNSQGASPADMPWVFRYVPFANLYDLSLAFAFGAGITTLLVMRREHFRIVAALSLPLAAIILVLARFIGSELIDLPPVLDSYWRPIHVGIASLSYGIALVCFAVAVLYLLKDGLKVERMAFWTSAFAIGVFVTISKFSIFAPGTFGTYTASTFVGTSRMALGLRADIPYVGWLIVAAAGLLIAATVGHLAYFSKNDENARKWGNRFLYAALLVQGAGISLLVYQLKSLQNVVALISPSQYPKFASWMLQQQDMPQAQINLMGQQQLYDIANKWIMENGSQLHLSLNANPVELAALITAFTGTFFVVLFGIKTEKIRAMLPSGETLDGLMYKLAGVAFAGLALLLMTGAVWANESWGRYWGWDAKEVGALVAWLTYAGFLHSRIAYGWRGRRSAYFAVVAFLFVIFTYLGVSYLLPGLHSYA, from the coding sequence ATGAGCCAGGAAGTTCTAAATAATCCAATTATTATCTCGGATAGATCGACGCAGTATCCCTCTACCGGAGCCTTAATGACGTACGCTCCGGCAGCGATCGCTATCTTTGGGTCGCTCGCGTTGGTACTGCTTCGAATAAACGTCGGGGGCGAACGCTTTATTTCCGATGGAGCATTGATGATGCTCGCACTGGCATCATATCTAATCGCCGCTGTCTTTCACCTGACAAATATGTACGCGCCGTTCCGGTTCGCTGAAAAGCTCGGTATGTGGGCCGCGACGCTCGGTGTTTTGTTCAACCTTTCGAGTTGGCTGGTTCGCTGGGTTGCAGCCTACGATCGCGAACTCGCGATCTTTAATAGCCAGGGAGCGAGTCCGGCCGACATGCCCTGGGTTTTCAGGTATGTACCGTTCGCGAATCTCTATGACCTCAGCCTTGCGTTCGCTTTTGGGGCCGGAATAACGACATTGCTGGTTATGCGGCGGGAACATTTTCGCATCGTCGCAGCACTCTCGCTGCCGCTCGCCGCTATCATTTTGGTACTTGCCCGATTCATCGGCAGCGAACTGATCGATCTGCCGCCGGTGCTCGATTCCTATTGGCGCCCGATCCACGTCGGCATTGCTTCGCTCAGTTATGGCATTGCACTGGTCTGCTTCGCCGTAGCGGTTTTATACCTGCTCAAGGACGGCCTGAAGGTCGAAAGGATGGCATTCTGGACGTCCGCATTCGCGATCGGGGTATTTGTGACCATCAGTAAGTTTAGTATTTTTGCTCCGGGCACATTTGGAACTTATACCGCATCGACCTTTGTCGGCACGTCACGAATGGCCCTGGGCCTGCGTGCAGACATTCCTTACGTTGGATGGTTGATCGTTGCCGCTGCCGGACTACTTATCGCTGCGACGGTGGGCCACCTTGCCTACTTTTCCAAAAACGATGAGAACGCCCGCAAATGGGGCAATCGCTTTCTCTACGCTGCCCTGCTAGTACAGGGAGCAGGGATCTCTTTGCTCGTCTACCAGCTTAAATCATTGCAAAACGTGGTCGCGCTGATCAGCCCATCGCAATATCCGAAGTTTGCAAGCTGGATGCTCCAGCAGCAGGACATGCCCCAGGCTCAGATAAACCTAATGGGCCAGCAGCAACTTTATGACATCGCTAATAAGTGGATCATGGAGAACGGCTCGCAGCTTCACCTTAGCCTGAATGCAAACCCCGTCGAGCTCGCCGCACTTATAACGGCTTTTACCGGGACGTTCTTCGTCGTTCTTTTCGGTATCAAAACCGAAAAGATCCGCGCGATGCTGCCTTCCGGCGAAACGCTTGACGGCCTAATGTATAAACTTGCAGGCGTGGCGTTTGCGGGCCTCGCACTGCTTCTTATGACCGGAGCCGTTTGGGCAAACGAATCGTGGGGCCGCTATTGGGGTTGGGACGCCAAAGAGGTTGGAGCCCTGGTCGCCTGGCTTACATACGCCGGATTCCTTCATTCGAGGATCGCATACGGCTGGCGCGGACGCCGTTCGGCCTATTTCGCCGTGGTCGCTTTCCTTTTTGTCATCTTTACCTATCTGGGCGTCAGCTATCTGCTCCCGGGATTACACTCATACGCATAA
- a CDS encoding cytochrome c biogenesis protein ResB, translating to MSTLEQIVTKDAPNTSAKTGYGESFFSRFLKLLCSVRLGVTLLVLLGLACFVGMLIMQQSVDGFARYFAELTPAQRLVYGNLGLFDIYHSWYFNALLFLVSMNIVLASIDRFPKTWLFVSKPNATVPVRWLRDQKQNAEIEIEGEPAKLAEKAAAAMKKIGWRKVRVTEKNGRTFVFGQSGLWNRFGAYAVHVGLLTIFLGGFLTAQLGSTGNLPLTPGQKTNLMFGTQVQLDKATEVTNRLPFDITCIDIQQRLIKKDESISAMNTIDWMTRFTITDETGTHDASVQMNKPFDFRGYRFFQASFTPIGRARNITVNAKPANGGEAQILTIPRDGSASLADGTNIKFSEFRGNFSIGEEDPNEDTSAYPNPAAVLQITQPGTPPQTAYAFGPQMANIPIAAKPVAGYTFQLKDFEKVADQHILSVQRDPGATVVYVGFILLFITLVAVFFFSHQRVWAAIEPGKEGMSHVVFGGNANRSLGAFDEKFKRFVNELETKQI from the coding sequence ATGTCTACACTAGAACAGATCGTAACTAAAGATGCCCCAAACACTTCGGCAAAAACCGGGTACGGTGAGTCGTTTTTTTCGAGGTTCCTCAAACTGCTTTGTTCCGTCCGCTTGGGCGTGACCTTATTAGTGCTATTAGGATTAGCATGTTTTGTGGGGATGCTCATCATGCAGCAGAGCGTTGATGGCTTTGCCCGGTATTTTGCCGAGCTTACACCCGCTCAGCGGCTTGTCTACGGCAACCTTGGGTTGTTCGACATCTATCACTCCTGGTACTTCAATGCACTCTTGTTCCTTGTTTCTATGAACATCGTGCTCGCCTCGATCGATCGATTTCCAAAGACATGGCTTTTCGTCTCGAAACCGAACGCAACCGTACCGGTCAGGTGGCTGCGCGACCAAAAACAAAATGCGGAGATCGAGATAGAAGGCGAACCTGCCAAGCTTGCTGAAAAAGCCGCCGCGGCAATGAAGAAAATTGGCTGGCGAAAGGTCCGGGTAACCGAAAAGAACGGCCGGACGTTTGTTTTTGGCCAGTCCGGTTTATGGAACCGCTTTGGAGCTTATGCGGTTCATGTCGGACTTTTGACTATCTTTTTGGGCGGATTCTTAACGGCCCAGCTAGGTTCGACCGGCAACCTGCCGCTGACGCCCGGACAGAAAACGAATCTGATGTTCGGAACCCAGGTCCAACTCGATAAAGCGACCGAGGTGACAAATCGGCTGCCATTCGATATTACATGCATCGACATTCAGCAGCGGTTGATCAAAAAAGACGAGTCGATCTCAGCAATGAACACGATCGACTGGATGACGCGATTCACGATCACGGATGAGACTGGCACCCATGATGCGTCCGTTCAAATGAACAAACCGTTTGATTTTCGCGGTTACCGTTTCTTTCAGGCCAGCTTCACACCAATAGGCAGAGCAAGAAACATTACCGTCAATGCCAAGCCGGCAAATGGCGGCGAAGCTCAGATCTTAACGATCCCACGCGACGGATCAGCTTCCCTGGCTGACGGCACAAATATTAAGTTCAGTGAATTCCGCGGAAACTTCAGTATCGGTGAAGAAGACCCGAACGAAGACACCTCCGCGTACCCGAATCCGGCGGCTGTGCTGCAAATAACGCAGCCTGGAACCCCTCCCCAGACCGCTTATGCCTTTGGCCCGCAGATGGCAAATATACCAATCGCGGCCAAGCCAGTCGCCGGTTATACATTCCAATTAAAAGACTTTGAGAAAGTCGCTGACCAGCATATTCTCTCGGTTCAACGCGATCCGGGAGCCACGGTGGTCTACGTCGGTTTCATTTTGCTATTCATAACGCTCGTCGCCGTGTTCTTCTTTTCACACCAACGTGTATGGGCCGCGATCGAGCCCGGAAAAGAAGGCATGAGTCACGTAGTATTCGGTGGTAATGCCAATCGAAGCCTCGGAGCTTTCGATGAGAAATTCAAACGCTTTGTAAATGAGTTGGAGACCAAACAAATATGA